From Aquisalimonas asiatica, the proteins below share one genomic window:
- a CDS encoding ParA family protein produces the protein MRTWAIANQKGGVGKTTTAVSMAGLLSNQGERVLLVDLDPHGSMTAYFGYDPDDISPSVYDLFNDTVDASDVPMMLRDTGVENIKLLPASSALATLDRQLGARHGKGLVVRNTVQALGDRFGTVCIDCPPMLGVLMVNALAACDDLLVPVQTEFLAIKGLERMIHTLEMIQRSRQRELPYQIIPTMFDRRTRESVEALQELRQRYGDRVWDGAIPEDTRFREASRNRLPLTVAQPWSRGSQAYRKLLQALEKQAPEAPEAVENG, from the coding sequence ATGCGTACCTGGGCAATAGCCAATCAGAAAGGCGGGGTGGGCAAGACCACCACTGCCGTCAGCATGGCGGGGCTGCTGAGCAATCAGGGCGAGCGTGTATTGCTGGTGGATCTGGATCCTCACGGGTCGATGACCGCCTATTTCGGATACGACCCCGACGATATCTCGCCGAGCGTCTACGACCTCTTCAACGACACCGTGGATGCCAGCGACGTGCCCATGATGCTGCGCGACACCGGTGTCGAGAACATCAAGCTGCTGCCCGCGAGCAGCGCGCTCGCGACGCTGGACCGCCAGCTCGGGGCCCGCCACGGCAAGGGCCTGGTGGTGCGCAACACCGTGCAGGCCCTGGGGGACCGGTTCGGCACCGTCTGCATCGATTGCCCGCCCATGCTGGGCGTGCTCATGGTCAATGCCCTGGCTGCCTGCGACGATCTGCTGGTGCCGGTGCAGACCGAATTTCTTGCCATCAAGGGCCTTGAGCGCATGATCCACACCCTGGAGATGATCCAGCGCTCGCGTCAGCGGGAGCTTCCCTACCAGATCATCCCGACCATGTTCGACCGGCGGACCCGGGAGTCGGTGGAGGCGTTGCAGGAGCTGCGCCAGCGCTACGGTGACCGGGTCTGGGACGGGGCGATTCCGGAAGACACCCGCTTCCGGGAGGCGAGCCGCAACCGCCTGCCGCTGACCGTCGCACAGCCCTGGTCCCGGGGGAGTCAGGCCTATCGCAAACTGCTGCAGGCCCTGGAAAAACAGGCGCCCGAAGCGCCGGAGGCGGTAGAGAATGGGTGA
- a CDS encoding protein-glutamate methylesterase/protein-glutamine glutaminase, which translates to MATRVLIVDDSGFFRRRIKEMLSEDRALEVVGEAADGRQAIEEVLRLKPDVVTMDIEMPVLDGISAVREIMKQRPTPVLMFSSLTFDGARATLDALEAGAVDFLPKRFSDISANAETARKRLQEQVKAVGGGPRMAARGASAPAQPERSRAARVPPRPEPRPDTQAAPGARPSRRGPGLRDLDLVVIGASTGGPVALQKVLTELPADFPLPLLIVQHMPANFTSAFAQRVNGMCRLEVREAADGDTLEPGVALLAPGGVHMGIRRRGGALGVYTIEPQEGQFYKPSVDVAFTEAANTCGGRVLGIVMTGMGADGCRGAEDIKRRQGHVWSQDEATSVIYGMPGAVAKAGLTDREMAVTEIGGALARLS; encoded by the coding sequence GTGGCCACGCGCGTACTGATAGTCGATGATTCCGGTTTCTTCCGCCGACGCATCAAGGAGATGCTCTCGGAGGATCGCGCACTGGAGGTGGTGGGCGAGGCGGCCGATGGCCGTCAGGCCATCGAGGAAGTGCTGCGCCTGAAGCCAGACGTGGTCACCATGGATATCGAGATGCCCGTGCTGGATGGCATCTCCGCCGTGCGCGAGATCATGAAGCAGCGGCCGACTCCGGTGCTCATGTTCTCGTCGCTTACGTTCGATGGTGCCCGCGCCACCCTGGACGCGCTGGAAGCGGGCGCCGTGGATTTCCTGCCCAAGCGTTTCTCCGATATTTCGGCGAATGCCGAGACCGCGCGCAAGCGCCTGCAGGAGCAGGTCAAGGCCGTTGGCGGCGGGCCACGCATGGCGGCACGGGGCGCGAGCGCACCGGCTCAGCCGGAGCGGTCACGGGCCGCCCGGGTCCCGCCGCGGCCGGAGCCGCGCCCTGATACCCAGGCCGCGCCGGGTGCACGGCCGTCCCGGCGCGGGCCCGGGTTGCGTGATCTGGATCTGGTGGTCATCGGTGCTTCCACCGGCGGGCCGGTGGCGCTGCAGAAGGTGCTCACGGAGCTGCCGGCGGACTTCCCGCTGCCGCTACTGATCGTCCAGCACATGCCGGCCAACTTCACCAGCGCCTTCGCCCAACGGGTGAACGGCATGTGCCGCCTGGAGGTCCGCGAAGCGGCCGATGGGGACACGCTGGAGCCGGGTGTTGCGCTGCTCGCGCCAGGAGGCGTTCACATGGGTATCCGGCGCCGGGGCGGGGCGCTCGGGGTGTATACCATCGAGCCGCAGGAAGGCCAGTTCTACAAGCCCAGCGTGGATGTCGCCTTCACCGAGGCGGCCAACACCTGTGGTGGCCGCGTGCTCGGTATCGTCATGACCGGCATGGGTGCAGACGGTTGCCGGGGCGCTGAGGACATCAAGCGGCGGCAGGGGCATGTCTGGTCGCAGGATGAGGCAACCAGTGTCATCTACGGCATGCCGGGGGCCGTTGCCAAGGCGGGGCTGACTGATCGCGAAATGGCGGTGACCGAAATCGGCGGCGCACTGGCGCGCCTGTCATGA
- a CDS encoding chemotaxis protein CheA: protein MAVDTQDDIVQDFLVESREILEELGEQLVQLERAPQDQDLLNAVFRGFHTIKGGAGFLGFDPLVEICHRTEDLFNLLRNGEREVTAELMDYVLRALDVVNNQFSDLGNGEDPREAPEELLRALELLQEQESVGDAPQSAAPASEPAPQDKAGDSQAVAGGDDITEDEFEALLDALDEDKHEPEAPATDNGASGASGDDITEDEFEAVLDQLHGEGKHGGVPKGSNPDVPAASSGGDDLISEDEFESVLDQLHGAGKGPTTGGAGAAASAAAPAAAGADKDTGKSAATPAKSAAPAAASGGKGGGGSGGGSGGGDSGSGGAAGGGKAGGDTSVRVDTAKLDDIMNLVGELVLVRNRLSTIRSQYDDERMSQAVADLELVTSDLQSAVMKTRMQPIKKVFGRFPRLVRDLARNLGKEVDLQMEGEDTDLDKNLVEALADPLIHLVRNSVDHGIEDPADRKAAGKASKGVLRLSAAQEGDHILLTIADDGKGMDPEALRQKVVEKGLMDKESASRLDEKDCFNLIFTPGFSTKAEISDVSGRGVGMDVVKTKISQLNGTVDIDSAQGRGTTLRIKVPLTLAILPTLMVRMRGRKFALPMSVVSEIFELEMDKTKVVDNRRVVMVRQKAMPLFFLERWIDAIGSLETKDPDAGRDEQQVVTVNVGNQVVGFVVDDVIGLEEVVIKPLGSMLQGLPGLAGSTITGDGSISLIIDIPSLVKTFGSRM from the coding sequence ATGGCAGTTGATACGCAAGACGACATCGTACAGGACTTCCTCGTGGAGTCCCGGGAGATCCTGGAGGAGCTGGGTGAGCAGCTCGTCCAGCTGGAGCGCGCACCGCAGGACCAGGATCTGCTCAACGCGGTGTTCCGCGGCTTCCATACCATCAAGGGTGGTGCGGGCTTCCTGGGCTTCGACCCGCTGGTGGAGATCTGCCACCGCACCGAAGACCTCTTCAACCTCCTGCGCAACGGTGAGCGCGAGGTCACCGCGGAGCTGATGGACTACGTCCTGCGTGCCCTGGACGTGGTGAACAACCAGTTCAGTGACCTGGGGAACGGCGAGGACCCGCGCGAAGCACCCGAAGAGCTTCTGCGCGCGCTGGAACTCCTGCAGGAGCAGGAGTCGGTGGGTGATGCGCCACAGTCGGCCGCGCCGGCATCCGAGCCTGCACCGCAGGACAAGGCCGGCGACAGCCAGGCCGTTGCAGGTGGCGACGACATTACCGAAGACGAATTCGAGGCCCTGCTGGACGCCCTCGACGAGGACAAGCACGAGCCCGAGGCCCCGGCCACCGATAACGGTGCCAGCGGTGCGTCCGGTGACGACATCACCGAGGACGAATTCGAGGCCGTCCTGGACCAGCTTCACGGCGAAGGCAAGCACGGGGGCGTTCCCAAGGGCTCGAACCCGGACGTGCCGGCCGCGAGTTCGGGCGGTGACGACCTGATCAGCGAAGACGAGTTCGAGTCGGTGCTCGACCAGCTCCACGGCGCGGGCAAAGGCCCCACCACGGGCGGCGCCGGTGCTGCGGCGTCGGCGGCGGCTCCCGCTGCGGCAGGAGCGGACAAGGACACGGGCAAGAGTGCCGCCACGCCGGCGAAATCTGCCGCGCCAGCCGCTGCATCCGGCGGCAAGGGTGGCGGTGGTTCCGGAGGTGGCTCCGGGGGCGGTGACAGTGGCTCCGGCGGTGCGGCCGGTGGCGGCAAGGCCGGCGGGGATACCTCCGTACGTGTGGACACCGCCAAGCTCGACGACATCATGAATCTGGTGGGCGAGCTGGTTCTGGTCCGCAACCGCCTGAGCACCATCCGTTCCCAGTACGATGACGAGCGCATGAGTCAGGCCGTCGCCGATCTGGAGCTGGTCACCTCCGACCTCCAGAGCGCGGTCATGAAGACCCGCATGCAGCCCATCAAGAAAGTCTTCGGCCGCTTCCCGCGCCTGGTGCGCGACCTGGCCCGGAACCTGGGCAAGGAAGTGGATCTGCAGATGGAGGGCGAGGACACCGACCTGGACAAGAACCTGGTCGAGGCCCTGGCCGACCCGTTGATCCACCTGGTCCGGAACTCCGTGGACCACGGTATCGAGGATCCGGCCGACCGCAAGGCCGCGGGCAAGGCCTCCAAGGGGGTGCTCCGGCTGTCCGCGGCGCAGGAAGGTGATCATATCCTGCTCACCATCGCCGACGACGGCAAGGGCATGGACCCCGAGGCTCTGCGGCAGAAGGTGGTCGAGAAAGGCCTGATGGACAAGGAGTCCGCCAGCCGACTGGACGAAAAGGACTGCTTCAATCTGATCTTCACGCCGGGCTTCTCCACCAAGGCGGAGATCTCGGATGTCTCCGGGCGCGGCGTGGGCATGGACGTGGTCAAGACCAAGATCTCCCAGCTCAACGGCACGGTGGACATCGACTCCGCCCAGGGCCGCGGCACCACGCTGCGCATCAAGGTGCCGCTCACGCTGGCCATCCTGCCGACACTCATGGTGCGCATGCGCGGGCGCAAGTTCGCGCTGCCCATGTCGGTGGTCAGCGAGATCTTCGAGCTGGAGATGGACAAGACCAAGGTGGTGGATAACCGCCGCGTGGTCATGGTGCGGCAGAAGGCCATGCCGCTGTTCTTCCTGGAGCGCTGGATCGACGCCATCGGCAGCCTGGAGACGAAAGACCCGGATGCCGGCCGCGACGAGCAGCAGGTGGTCACCGTGAATGTCGGCAACCAGGTGGTCGGGTTCGTGGTGGATGACGTGATCGGCCTCGAGGAGGTGGTGATCAAGCCGCTGGGCAGCATGCTCCAGGGGCTGCCCGGTCTGGCCGGCTCCACCATTACCGGGGACGGCAGCATTTCGCTGATTATCGATATTCCCAGTCTGGTGAAGACCTTCGGCTCCCGGATGTAG
- the flhF gene encoding flagellar biosynthesis protein FlhF produces the protein MKIKRIHADTIRQGIRRVREEIGPEAVILSTRERGQGVEVIAAMDFDEDSLREQADRDDRRMSSSTRRTSGSAADTEATSGTADFTEMLRRARQQSGVGAPEPGRRQRIDVHVDDPLTEDDLNSGSAESAAVTELRRGPERTERPDEVAGRDDESVEAMRSELKVLRTLFENQLSMMEWQQQGKSHPGRTTLLRQLTEIGFGPDVCRQLANRVDEKLEPELALRHALHTVKRHLPVKEDDLLDRGGVVALVGPTGVGKTTTVAKLAAQFALRHGRRKVALVSTDNVRIGAQDQLRNFARILGVTVQTANSAEELETVLADLSDKRLVLVDTAGVSQRDMRLAEQFTTLKGVGDRIRSYLVLSANTQLAALNATVKSYGGVAPSGCILTKTDDAASLGAALTVLLRHRLPVSFLGNGQRVPEDLMPADAGRLVQDALKLVEEYGQEVDDEQMAVTFSVGGSH, from the coding sequence ATGAAGATTAAGCGCATCCACGCCGATACCATCCGTCAGGGGATTCGCCGGGTCCGGGAAGAGATCGGGCCGGAAGCGGTGATCCTGTCCACGCGCGAGCGTGGCCAGGGTGTTGAGGTGATCGCGGCCATGGACTTCGACGAGGACAGTCTGCGCGAGCAGGCGGATCGCGATGATCGCCGGATGTCGTCATCGACGCGCCGCACCTCGGGGAGTGCCGCGGATACCGAGGCGACCAGCGGCACCGCCGACTTTACCGAGATGCTGCGGCGTGCAAGGCAGCAGTCCGGTGTCGGCGCCCCCGAGCCCGGGCGCCGTCAGCGGATTGACGTGCACGTGGACGACCCGTTGACGGAAGACGATCTGAATTCGGGGTCGGCCGAGTCGGCAGCGGTGACCGAGCTGCGCCGGGGGCCCGAGCGGACGGAGCGCCCGGATGAGGTGGCCGGCCGGGACGACGAGTCCGTGGAAGCCATGCGCAGCGAGCTCAAAGTGCTGCGGACGCTGTTCGAGAATCAGCTCTCCATGATGGAGTGGCAGCAGCAGGGCAAGAGTCATCCGGGGCGCACGACACTGCTGCGGCAGCTGACCGAGATCGGTTTCGGCCCGGATGTGTGTCGCCAGCTCGCCAACCGCGTGGACGAGAAGCTGGAGCCCGAACTGGCACTGCGGCATGCGCTGCATACCGTGAAGCGCCATCTGCCGGTGAAAGAGGATGACCTGCTCGACCGCGGCGGCGTGGTCGCGCTGGTGGGCCCCACGGGGGTCGGCAAGACCACGACGGTGGCCAAGCTGGCAGCCCAGTTTGCCCTGCGTCACGGTCGACGCAAGGTTGCACTGGTGAGCACGGACAACGTGCGCATCGGTGCCCAGGACCAGTTGCGCAACTTTGCGCGGATCCTGGGCGTGACGGTACAGACCGCGAATTCCGCCGAAGAACTGGAGACGGTGCTCGCCGACCTCTCGGACAAACGCCTCGTCCTGGTGGACACTGCCGGGGTCAGCCAACGGGACATGCGGCTCGCGGAGCAGTTCACCACGTTGAAGGGCGTGGGTGATCGCATCCGTAGTTACCTGGTTCTGTCGGCGAACACGCAGCTGGCGGCTCTGAACGCGACGGTGAAGTCCTATGGCGGCGTGGCGCCGTCCGGATGCATTCTCACCAAGACCGATGACGCCGCCAGCCTCGGCGCAGCGCTTACCGTGCTGCTGCGCCACCGGCTGCCGGTGAGTTTCCTGGGCAACGGTCAGCGGGTGCCGGAGGATCTCATGCCGGCCGATGCCGGCCGTCTGGTGCAGGATGCGCTGAAACTTGTGGAAGAGTACGGCCAGGAAGTGGACGACGAGCAGATGGCCGTGACCTTCTCGGTGGGTGGGTCGCACTGA
- a CDS encoding protein phosphatase CheZ, whose product MTDGSQDLAAYEAKARELLSSIEAGDGEAVGEALDELTRLRETELFREVGKLTRELHEALKSFRLDGRLSDIAVSEIPDAHQRLNHVIELTENSAHRTLTALEESLETLSGISSDGKTLAAEWKRFRSRQLSATEFRGLGQRLDQFFERLETEGDAIQEKLTDALMAQDYQDLTGQIIRRVMDLVREVEDGLVSLISISAPRQTQGKATEDGKSADKNTEDAMKLEGPQVPGQESDSAVSGQDEVDDLLSSLGF is encoded by the coding sequence ATGACGGACGGCAGCCAGGATCTTGCCGCCTACGAAGCCAAGGCTCGCGAATTGCTGTCCTCGATCGAGGCCGGTGACGGGGAGGCCGTGGGCGAGGCGCTGGATGAGTTGACCCGCCTGCGCGAGACGGAGTTGTTCCGGGAGGTCGGCAAGCTGACCCGGGAGCTCCACGAGGCGCTGAAATCCTTCCGCCTGGACGGCCGGCTGAGCGACATCGCCGTCTCCGAGATTCCCGATGCCCATCAGCGGCTGAATCACGTCATCGAGCTGACCGAGAACTCGGCGCACCGGACGCTGACCGCGCTGGAAGAGTCCCTTGAGACTCTGTCCGGCATCAGCAGCGATGGCAAGACGCTGGCCGCGGAGTGGAAGCGGTTCCGCTCACGGCAGCTGTCGGCCACCGAGTTCCGCGGGCTCGGCCAACGGCTTGACCAGTTCTTCGAGCGCCTGGAGACCGAGGGCGACGCCATCCAGGAGAAGCTGACCGACGCGCTGATGGCGCAGGATTATCAGGACCTTACGGGCCAGATCATCCGCCGTGTCATGGACCTGGTGAGAGAGGTGGAGGACGGGCTGGTGTCCCTGATTTCCATCTCCGCCCCGCGACAGACGCAAGGAAAAGCTACGGAAGACGGGAAATCGGCCGACAAGAACACGGAAGATGCAATGAAACTGGAGGGGCCGCAGGTGCCGGGACAGGAATCGGACTCGGCGGTCAGTGGTCAGGACGAGGTGGATGACCTGCTCTCCAGTCTTGGTTTCTGA
- a CDS encoding RNA polymerase sigma factor FliA, translating to MSSRAAAYSQVQAQTGENDLVVQNAPLVKRIAHHLLARLPESVQLEDLIQAGMIGLLEAARQFDASHGASFPTYAGIRIRGAMLDEIRRLDWTPRSVHRRGREVAQAVREIENRTGRDARDSEVMEELGMSADEYHQTLNDVSSAKLFSLDEVSPATGETREHEGDDEGPEQHIQNAGFRQSLVEAIGTLPEREQLVMSLYYEQELNLREIGEVLGVTESRVSQIHGRIMLKLRARLADWTE from the coding sequence ATGAGTTCGCGCGCCGCAGCGTACTCGCAGGTGCAGGCGCAGACCGGGGAGAACGACCTGGTCGTTCAGAACGCCCCCCTGGTCAAGCGAATTGCCCATCATCTGCTTGCCCGGCTGCCCGAGTCCGTGCAGCTGGAGGATCTGATCCAGGCCGGCATGATCGGCCTGCTGGAGGCGGCCCGGCAGTTCGACGCCTCCCACGGCGCCAGTTTTCCGACGTATGCGGGGATTCGCATTCGCGGCGCCATGCTGGACGAGATCCGGCGGCTCGACTGGACGCCGCGGTCCGTCCATCGCCGTGGCCGGGAAGTGGCCCAGGCCGTTCGCGAGATCGAAAATCGTACCGGACGCGATGCCCGCGACAGCGAGGTCATGGAAGAACTCGGCATGAGTGCCGATGAGTACCACCAGACCCTGAATGACGTCTCCAGCGCCAAGCTGTTCAGCCTCGATGAGGTCTCTCCGGCCACCGGGGAGACCCGGGAGCATGAGGGGGACGATGAAGGGCCGGAACAGCACATCCAGAATGCCGGGTTCCGCCAGTCCCTGGTTGAAGCCATCGGGACGCTCCCGGAGCGCGAGCAGCTGGTGATGTCCCTGTACTATGAACAGGAGCTGAATCTGCGTGAAATCGGGGAAGTGCTCGGGGTCACGGAATCCCGGGTCAGCCAGATTCATGGGCGGATCATGCTCAAGTTGAGGGCGCGTCTTGCCGATTGGACAGAGTGA
- a CDS encoding MinD/ParA family protein, whose amino-acid sequence MDQASSLTRVKVIAVASGKGGVGKTSVSVNLAASLASAGNRVLLMDADLGLANVDVLLGLETRHNLSHVVSGQVELEDILIDGPGGVQIIPASSGVKGMAALSAAEQVGLIRSFSELTGDWDYLIIDTAAGIADNVLTFARAAREVLVVACDEPSSITDAYALIKVLNRDFGLHRVHMVANMIASAAQGQELYGKLLRVCERYLDLTVAYMGGIPSDDAQRRAVQQQQAVTTLYPGSPSARAFRELAKRVDRLPAPTRAEGHLEFFVERLIQYSGEAGEVLS is encoded by the coding sequence ATGGATCAGGCATCGAGTCTGACACGGGTCAAGGTGATCGCCGTTGCCAGCGGCAAGGGCGGAGTCGGCAAGACCAGTGTGTCCGTCAATCTGGCCGCTTCACTGGCGAGCGCGGGGAATCGCGTGCTGCTCATGGATGCGGATCTGGGGCTTGCCAACGTGGACGTCCTGCTGGGTCTCGAGACCCGGCACAACCTGTCCCACGTGGTGTCCGGGCAGGTGGAGCTGGAAGACATTCTGATTGATGGCCCGGGTGGCGTGCAGATCATCCCCGCCTCCTCGGGTGTCAAGGGAATGGCGGCACTCAGCGCCGCGGAGCAGGTTGGGCTGATCCGGAGCTTCAGCGAGCTGACCGGCGACTGGGACTACCTGATCATTGACACCGCCGCCGGCATCGCCGACAACGTGCTGACGTTCGCCCGGGCCGCCCGCGAGGTGCTCGTGGTGGCGTGCGACGAACCGTCGTCCATCACGGACGCGTACGCGCTGATCAAGGTACTCAACCGCGATTTCGGTCTACACCGTGTGCACATGGTCGCCAACATGATAGCCAGTGCCGCGCAGGGCCAGGAGCTGTACGGGAAGTTGCTGAGAGTGTGTGAGCGCTATCTGGACCTGACCGTCGCCTACATGGGCGGGATCCCCAGTGATGACGCGCAGCGTCGGGCGGTGCAGCAACAGCAGGCCGTGACCACGCTCTATCCCGGCAGCCCCTCTGCCCGGGCCTTCCGGGAGCTGGCGAAGCGCGTTGACCGGCTGCCCGCGCCAACTCGGGCGGAAGGGCATCTGGAATTCTTCGTGGAACGTCTCATTCAGTACAGTGGTGAAGCTGGGGAGGTGCTGTCATGA
- the cheY gene encoding chemotaxis response regulator CheY, whose protein sequence is MDKDMRILIVDDFSTMRRIIRNLLRELGFQNTQEADDGNTALPQLKKGGFDFLVTDWNMPGMDGLTLLKHVRADDDLKHLPVLMVTAESKREQIIEAAQAGVNGYIVKPFTAATLEEKINKIFDRIESAE, encoded by the coding sequence CTGGATAAAGACATGAGAATACTGATCGTGGACGACTTCTCCACGATGCGGCGCATTATCAGAAACCTCCTGCGCGAGCTTGGCTTCCAGAACACCCAGGAAGCCGATGACGGCAACACGGCGCTGCCCCAGCTCAAGAAGGGAGGCTTCGACTTTCTCGTCACGGACTGGAACATGCCGGGCATGGACGGGCTGACGCTGCTCAAGCACGTCCGTGCGGACGACGACCTCAAGCATCTTCCGGTGCTGATGGTGACCGCAGAGTCCAAGCGTGAACAGATCATCGAAGCGGCCCAGGCGGGCGTGAACGGTTACATCGTCAAGCCGTTCACCGCGGCAACGCTGGAAGAGAAGATCAACAAGATCTTCGACCGTATCGAATCGGCCGAGTGA